Proteins encoded by one window of Lathyrus oleraceus cultivar Zhongwan6 chromosome 1, CAAS_Psat_ZW6_1.0, whole genome shotgun sequence:
- the LOC127074629 gene encoding heat shock 70 kDa protein 18 isoform X1: MTQYSSSLFTHYYFYLSILIKFMARKYQGHAVGIDLGTTYSCVAVWQEQHCRVEIIHNDQGNRITPSFVAFTENQRLIGDAAKNQAAANPQNTVFDAKRLIGRKFSDQVIQDDIMLWPFKVTAGVNDKPMITVNYMGQEKNLCAEEVSSMVLTKMREIAEAYLESPVKNAVVTVPAYFNDAQRKATIDAGVIAGLNVMRVMNEPTAAAVAYGLDKRTDYDGERNIFVFDLGGGTFDVSLLTIKGNAFKVKATAGNTHLGGEDFDNRMVNYFVQEFKRKNKVDINRNAKALRRLRSACEKAKRSLSFLVVATIEVDSLFQGIDFSSSINRAKFEEMNMDLFDECMKIVESCVMDAKMDKSKIDDVVLVGGSSRIPKVQQLLQDFFNGKELCKSINPDEAVAYGAAVQAAMLSEDIKNVPNLEPQNNSQLVLHNVPQLVLQDVTPLSLGISALGDIMSVVIPKNTCIPVNKTKSCVTSQDNQTIALIKVYEGERTRASDNNLLGSFTLSGIPPSPRCFPFSVVCFYINENGILTVSAKNNASGTSNKITITNHKERLSIEDIKKLIQEAENYHIEDKKFLRKANAVNALDDYIYKMTNTLKKKDINLKLSSQEIQLIEDAIAVAKNLLEENNKLVEIEVLEDHLEGLESRMKHIIAKTI, encoded by the exons ATGACACAATACAGCTCATCTCTTTTCACTCATTATTATTTTTACTTATCTATCTTGATTAA ATTCATGGCGAGAAAATACCAAGGACATGCTGTTGGAATAGACCTTGGCACAACTTACTCGTGTGTTGCAGTGTGGCAGGAGCAACATTGTCGAGTTGAGATCATTCACAATGATCAAGGAAACAGAATAACACCTTCGTTTGTTGCTTTCACAGAAAATCAGAGATTGATCGGTGATGCTGCTAAAAATCAAGCTGCTGCCAACCCTCAAAACACTGTCTTTG ATGCTAAGAGGTTGATTGGTAGAAAGTTTAGTGATCAAGTTATTCAAGATGATATAATGTTGTGGCCATTCAAAGTCACTGCTGGTGTCAATGACAAACCTATGATAACGGTCAATTACATGGGTCAGGAGAAGAACCTATGTGCCGAAGAAGTATCCTCTATGGTGCTCACAAAAATGCGAGAAATTGCTGAGGCATATTTAGAATCACCGGTTAAGAATGCAGTTGTTACTGTGCCAGCTTATTTTAATGATGCTCAGCGAAAAGCCACTATAGATGCTGGTGTTATTGCTGGCCTCAATGTTATGAGGGTAATGAATGAACCTACTGCTGCAGCTGTTGCGTATGGTCTTGACAAGAGGACTGATTATGATGGAGAACGGAATATTTTTGTCTTTGATCTTGGTGGTGGCACTTTTGATGTGTCTCTACTAACTATTAAGGGTAATGCCTTCAAGGTTAAGGCAACTGCTGGAAACACTCACCTTGGTGGAGAAGACTTTGATAATAGAATGGTGAACTACTTTGTACAAGAGTTCAAGAGAAAGAACAAAGTGGATATTAATAGAAATGCCAAAGCATTGAGGAGGTTGAGAAGTGCTTGTGAGAAGGCAAAAAGATCACTTTCTTTCCTTGTTGTTGCAACTATTGAAGTAGATTCTTTATTTCAAGGCATTGACTTTTCTTCATCCATCAATAGAGCCAAGTTTGAAGAGATGAATATGGACCTTTTCGACGAGTGTATGAAGATTGTTGAAAGCTGTGTAATGGATGCTAAGATGGACAAGAGCAAGATAGACGATGTCGTACTTGTTGGGGGGTCGTCAAGGATTCCTAAAGTACAGCAGCTATTACAGGACTTTTTCAACGGGAAGGAGTTGTGCAAAAGCATTAATCCTGATGAGGCTGTGGCTTATGGGGCAGCTGTTCAGGCTGCTATGTTGAGTGAAGACATTAAGAATGTTCCAAATTTGGAGCCGCAGAATAACTCACAGTTGGTGCTGCATAATGTTCCACAGTTGGTGCTGCAGGATGTTACACCATTGTCTCTTGGTATATCTGCATTAGGAGATATCATGAGTGTGGTGATTCCTAAGAACACTTGCATTCCTGTCAATAAGACAAAATCATGTGTTACAAGTCAAGATAACCAAACCATTGCTTTGATTAAGGTTtatgagggtgagagaacaaGAGCCAGTGACAACAATTTGCTTGGTTCTTTTACTCTTTCTGGCATTCCCCCATCTCCCCGCTGTTTCCCTTTTTCAGTTGTTTGTTTTTATATCAATGAAAATGGTATTTTGACTGTTTCAGCTAAGAATAATGCTTCTGGAACTTCCAACAAGATTACAATAACCAATCACAAAGAAAGATTGTCAATCGAGGatattaaaaaattaattcaAGAAGCTGAGAATTACCATATTGAAGACAAGAAATTCCTCCGAAAGGCCAATGCAGTGAATGCATTGGATGACTACATTTACAAAATGACGAATACTTTAAAGAAAAAGGATATTAATTTGAAGCTCTCCTCACAAGAGATCCAGCTGATTGAAGATGCAATTGCAGTGGCTAAAAACCTCCTGGAAGAGAATAACAAGCTGGTTGAAATAGAAGTTCTGGAAGATCACCTAGAAGGGCTTGAGAGCAGGATGAAACACATTATAGCTAAGACTATTTAG
- the LOC127074629 gene encoding heat shock 70 kDa protein 18 isoform X2, producing the protein MARKYQGHAVGIDLGTTYSCVAVWQEQHCRVEIIHNDQGNRITPSFVAFTENQRLIGDAAKNQAAANPQNTVFDAKRLIGRKFSDQVIQDDIMLWPFKVTAGVNDKPMITVNYMGQEKNLCAEEVSSMVLTKMREIAEAYLESPVKNAVVTVPAYFNDAQRKATIDAGVIAGLNVMRVMNEPTAAAVAYGLDKRTDYDGERNIFVFDLGGGTFDVSLLTIKGNAFKVKATAGNTHLGGEDFDNRMVNYFVQEFKRKNKVDINRNAKALRRLRSACEKAKRSLSFLVVATIEVDSLFQGIDFSSSINRAKFEEMNMDLFDECMKIVESCVMDAKMDKSKIDDVVLVGGSSRIPKVQQLLQDFFNGKELCKSINPDEAVAYGAAVQAAMLSEDIKNVPNLEPQNNSQLVLHNVPQLVLQDVTPLSLGISALGDIMSVVIPKNTCIPVNKTKSCVTSQDNQTIALIKVYEGERTRASDNNLLGSFTLSGIPPSPRCFPFSVVCFYINENGILTVSAKNNASGTSNKITITNHKERLSIEDIKKLIQEAENYHIEDKKFLRKANAVNALDDYIYKMTNTLKKKDINLKLSSQEIQLIEDAIAVAKNLLEENNKLVEIEVLEDHLEGLESRMKHIIAKTI; encoded by the exons ATGGCGAGAAAATACCAAGGACATGCTGTTGGAATAGACCTTGGCACAACTTACTCGTGTGTTGCAGTGTGGCAGGAGCAACATTGTCGAGTTGAGATCATTCACAATGATCAAGGAAACAGAATAACACCTTCGTTTGTTGCTTTCACAGAAAATCAGAGATTGATCGGTGATGCTGCTAAAAATCAAGCTGCTGCCAACCCTCAAAACACTGTCTTTG ATGCTAAGAGGTTGATTGGTAGAAAGTTTAGTGATCAAGTTATTCAAGATGATATAATGTTGTGGCCATTCAAAGTCACTGCTGGTGTCAATGACAAACCTATGATAACGGTCAATTACATGGGTCAGGAGAAGAACCTATGTGCCGAAGAAGTATCCTCTATGGTGCTCACAAAAATGCGAGAAATTGCTGAGGCATATTTAGAATCACCGGTTAAGAATGCAGTTGTTACTGTGCCAGCTTATTTTAATGATGCTCAGCGAAAAGCCACTATAGATGCTGGTGTTATTGCTGGCCTCAATGTTATGAGGGTAATGAATGAACCTACTGCTGCAGCTGTTGCGTATGGTCTTGACAAGAGGACTGATTATGATGGAGAACGGAATATTTTTGTCTTTGATCTTGGTGGTGGCACTTTTGATGTGTCTCTACTAACTATTAAGGGTAATGCCTTCAAGGTTAAGGCAACTGCTGGAAACACTCACCTTGGTGGAGAAGACTTTGATAATAGAATGGTGAACTACTTTGTACAAGAGTTCAAGAGAAAGAACAAAGTGGATATTAATAGAAATGCCAAAGCATTGAGGAGGTTGAGAAGTGCTTGTGAGAAGGCAAAAAGATCACTTTCTTTCCTTGTTGTTGCAACTATTGAAGTAGATTCTTTATTTCAAGGCATTGACTTTTCTTCATCCATCAATAGAGCCAAGTTTGAAGAGATGAATATGGACCTTTTCGACGAGTGTATGAAGATTGTTGAAAGCTGTGTAATGGATGCTAAGATGGACAAGAGCAAGATAGACGATGTCGTACTTGTTGGGGGGTCGTCAAGGATTCCTAAAGTACAGCAGCTATTACAGGACTTTTTCAACGGGAAGGAGTTGTGCAAAAGCATTAATCCTGATGAGGCTGTGGCTTATGGGGCAGCTGTTCAGGCTGCTATGTTGAGTGAAGACATTAAGAATGTTCCAAATTTGGAGCCGCAGAATAACTCACAGTTGGTGCTGCATAATGTTCCACAGTTGGTGCTGCAGGATGTTACACCATTGTCTCTTGGTATATCTGCATTAGGAGATATCATGAGTGTGGTGATTCCTAAGAACACTTGCATTCCTGTCAATAAGACAAAATCATGTGTTACAAGTCAAGATAACCAAACCATTGCTTTGATTAAGGTTtatgagggtgagagaacaaGAGCCAGTGACAACAATTTGCTTGGTTCTTTTACTCTTTCTGGCATTCCCCCATCTCCCCGCTGTTTCCCTTTTTCAGTTGTTTGTTTTTATATCAATGAAAATGGTATTTTGACTGTTTCAGCTAAGAATAATGCTTCTGGAACTTCCAACAAGATTACAATAACCAATCACAAAGAAAGATTGTCAATCGAGGatattaaaaaattaattcaAGAAGCTGAGAATTACCATATTGAAGACAAGAAATTCCTCCGAAAGGCCAATGCAGTGAATGCATTGGATGACTACATTTACAAAATGACGAATACTTTAAAGAAAAAGGATATTAATTTGAAGCTCTCCTCACAAGAGATCCAGCTGATTGAAGATGCAATTGCAGTGGCTAAAAACCTCCTGGAAGAGAATAACAAGCTGGTTGAAATAGAAGTTCTGGAAGATCACCTAGAAGGGCTTGAGAGCAGGATGAAACACATTATAGCTAAGACTATTTAG
- the LOC127110689 gene encoding uncharacterized protein LOC127110689: MVKLSFKKLRFVFVLRKLLFVLHSFWCMSYRAKEESNDVSTLSIDELQSSLLVHEQRMKINQEKEDEQVLKIAGYGRDDANNRGCGRGRLSRDQIQCYKSQKLGHYQREYLSWQENDANFAEFDESGELVLMDQRENIKSNSQKWFLDSGCSNHMVGTEEWLFNFDERFHESVKLGDDSKMQVMGRGNLKPRMNDIIPKNFQIPDVQRKKLDVKSTKCVWMGVSEESKAYKLYDLVNNKILISKDVVFEESKGGEWNKHDKEDKTQSINKIDKE; encoded by the coding sequence ATGGTTAAACTTTCTTTTAAGAAACTCAGATTTGTCTTTGTGTTGAGAAAGTTGTTATTCGTGTTACACTCTTTCTGGTGCATGAGCTACAGAGCTAAAGAAGAATCGAACGATGTTTCAACACTTTCCATTGATGAGTTACAAAGTAGTCTCTTGGTGCATGAGCAAAGAATGAAAATCAATCAAGAAAAGGAAGATGAACAAGTGTTAAAAATTGCAGGTTATGGTCGCGATGATGCCAATAATCGAGGTTGTGGCAGAGGAAGATTGAGTAGGGATCAGATTCAATGTTACAAGAGCCAAAAGCTAGGGCACTATCAAAGGGAATATCTAAGTTGGCAAGAGAATGATGCCAATTTTGCTGAATTTGATGAAAGTGGGGAGCTGGTACTCATGGATCAAAGGGAAAATATAAAGAGCAATAGTCAAAAGTGGTTTCTTGACTCAGGATGTAGCAACCATATGGTTGGAACAGAGGAATGGTTGTTCAATTTTGATGAAAGGTTTCATGAATCTGTCAAATTGGGGGATGACTCCAAAATGCAAGTGATGGGAAGAGGTAACTTGAAGCCTCGCATGAATGACATCATTCCAAAAAATTTCCAAATTCCTGATGTGCAAAGGAAAAAGCTAGATGTTAAAAGTACAAAGTGTGTATGGATGGGAGTTAGTGAAGAATCAAAAGCCTACAAGCTTTATGACCTTGTGAATAACAAGATCCTGATCAGCAAAGATGTGGTTTTTGAAGAATCAAAAGGGGGGGAATGGAATAAGCATGACAAAGAAGACAAAACTCAATCAATCAACAAGATTGATAAAGAATAA